The Paenibacillus mucilaginosus 3016 genome includes the window GCGTGGCCAGTATTTTTTGACTATATGATGAGTTCTTGTTCATTGGTTGGTTGTGGTCCTGCCTTTCGCCTGTTTGGAGACGTTCATACACATACGACGCCTGGGGAAAAACCCCTTCATTTATTATATCCAACCCGCGGAGGTAAAGCTAATGGATTCCCCAAGGTTTCCCATGCTAACCTGCCGCTCGGAGGGGAAACCTACCCTTGTGCACCTTTGCCAAGGTTGACAAATACGCCGCAAGGAAGCCAAGGAGGAGTAGAACGATGCATTTGCTGGGTCATCTCGTCAGATTTATCGTTTCCGCCTTCATGCTGCTGGTCGTAAGCTGGATTGTCCCCGGGTTCACCATCGGCGGATTCTGGAGTGCCTTCTTCCTCGCACTGGTGATCGCTGTTGCCGCCTGGGTGATCGAAGGCATCTTCGGACGCAAAATCACGCCGTTCGGCCGCGGGATCGTGGGCTTCATTACAAGCGCGCTCGTCATCTGGGGCGCACAGTTCATTGTAGGCGGTATGTCGACAAGCATCATCGGTGCCATCCTGGCCGCCCTCGTCATCGGGATCATTGATCTCTTCATTCCGGTGAAGACTCCATTCGAGCGAAGCAGTTCGCGCTGAGGAGCGTGCAGCCGCAAGAATCAGCCGCCGGACCTTGCCAGCGGCTGATTTTTTAATTTCCGGGAGGTGACGAAGGGTAGGAATCGTCAGCGGTTCACATGGAAAATTCTCCAGTCCCCTTTGTCAAACAATATTCAACAGAGTGTCACCTGCCCGACACAGCCAAAGCCCCCGAAAAAGAGTATGGTGAGGAAGTACGGCATATTCCGCATATTTCCACACCAGTTCCATACAAAGGGGCGTACTTTACCATGAAGACATTGTTGACAATAGCCGCAGCCGCCGGCATGCTGCTCGTATTCTCGGCGTGCGGCGCCAAGCCGGCGACGACCCCGGAAGCGGCTCCCGAAGCGGCGGCGGGCTCCGGCCAGCAGGTCAAGCTGATTGC containing:
- a CDS encoding phage holin family protein, which codes for MHLLGHLVRFIVSAFMLLVVSWIVPGFTIGGFWSAFFLALVIAVAAWVIEGIFGRKITPFGRGIVGFITSALVIWGAQFIVGGMSTSIIGAILAALVIGIIDLFIPVKTPFERSSSR